Proteins from one Triplophysa dalaica isolate WHDGS20190420 chromosome 6, ASM1584641v1, whole genome shotgun sequence genomic window:
- the si:ch73-71c20.5 gene encoding DUF4748 domain-containing protein, which produces MAAPCMNLMRSAFEGLHQLSIRTLWIASPFKSKISHIGLQNVLHSRALHCRHFCLHTTSKTQNPKEHESKTEQQRKEEENEEDEDDNRPEYIPKRKAKNPMMKIGYAWMIGMPTGVIGFILAKRQVDKNRLKQLKIRQRMKKSNEGDYDTERYKLATRVE; this is translated from the exons ATGGCGGCGCCCTGCATGAATCTGATGAGGTCGGCTTTTGAAG GATTGCATCAGCTGTCAATAAGGACATTATGGATAGCATCTCCCTTTAAGAGTAAGATTTCTCATATCGGATTGCAGAATGTTTTACATAGCAGAGCTCTACACTGCAGGCATTTCTGCTTACATACTACCAGCAAGACACAGAACCCAAAAGAACATGAATCCAAGACAGAGCAACAAAGGAAAGAAGAGGAGaatgaagaagatgaagatgataACCGGCCTGAATACATTCCAAAAAGAAAGGCCAAAAATCCAATGATGAAGATTGGATATGCGTG GATGATTGGCATGCCCACTGGAGTTATTGGCTTTATTCTGGCAAAGAGACAGGTGGACAAGAACCGACTGAAGCAGCTGAAAATCAGACAGAGAATGAAAAAATCCAATGAGGGAGATTACGACACAGAGCGATATAAACTTGCCACCAGGGTGGAGTGA